A genomic region of Mycolicibacterium poriferae contains the following coding sequences:
- a CDS encoding FMN-binding negative transcriptional regulator has product MLIHPWDSALDAGEWQDWLAHTDRFGVLAVNNIGPAQAPVLVPTHFTVAGAELLVHLARPNPVWQHLEAADEVRLAVIGDYAYIPTYWRAKAGGPDEDGVPTSYYSSVQFVCRPTIVDDPEGKVEILTAQLGDFQPEGGHATVAVDEGPYGRMLRGIRGVRLSVLHVDAKFKYDDSNPVDHRERVIGNLEERGHGLDAGAASQQRRRLRAIGDWNEFRNRT; this is encoded by the coding sequence GTGTTGATTCATCCATGGGATAGCGCACTGGACGCAGGAGAATGGCAGGACTGGCTGGCTCACACCGACCGGTTCGGGGTGCTGGCTGTCAACAACATCGGCCCGGCCCAGGCGCCGGTGTTGGTGCCGACCCATTTCACCGTCGCCGGTGCTGAGTTGCTGGTCCATCTGGCCCGGCCCAACCCGGTCTGGCAGCACCTGGAGGCGGCCGACGAGGTCCGGCTGGCAGTCATTGGGGACTACGCCTACATCCCGACCTACTGGCGAGCCAAGGCGGGTGGCCCCGACGAGGACGGCGTCCCCACCAGCTACTACTCCTCCGTGCAATTCGTCTGCCGCCCAACAATTGTCGATGATCCCGAAGGTAAGGTGGAGATCCTGACAGCACAATTGGGCGACTTTCAGCCCGAGGGGGGCCACGCCACCGTCGCGGTCGACGAGGGTCCGTACGGACGGATGCTGCGCGGTATCCGCGGTGTCCGGTTATCGGTGCTGCACGTCGATGCCAAGTTCAAGTACGACGACTCCAACCCGGTCGACCACCGAGAACGGGTGATCGGGAATCTCGAGGAGCGTGGCCACGGACTCGACGCAGGTGCGGCATCGCAGCAGCGCCGGCGCCTGCGTGCGATCGGAGACTGGAACGAGTTCCGGAATCGCACGTGA
- a CDS encoding B3/B4 domain-containing protein, whose translation MVEKFALEEFLDSARVHDGVFALRPDYRALLVAVDGLEPGPGDDASEALLQQAEAIARQALRERPVDQLPHIAAWREAYRAFGAKPQRTRNSVEALTRRVEGGLPRVNRITDLYNAVSVMHQLPVGGEDLSRYCGAPQLIRATGEESFDTTADGVTVTEHPDVGEVVWCDDTGVTCRRWNWRQARRTQLSEETTSALFIMDALDPLTDDQLCAAAEDLTSHLRRLGPDVHTAQRLLQNHPETKSGD comes from the coding sequence GTGGTTGAGAAGTTCGCACTCGAAGAGTTTCTAGACAGCGCCCGCGTCCATGATGGGGTGTTCGCGTTGCGGCCCGACTACCGCGCTCTGCTGGTGGCGGTCGACGGCCTCGAGCCCGGACCCGGCGACGACGCCAGCGAAGCCCTTCTGCAGCAGGCCGAAGCGATTGCGCGCCAGGCATTGCGCGAGCGCCCGGTGGATCAGCTGCCGCATATCGCGGCCTGGCGCGAGGCATACCGGGCGTTCGGGGCCAAGCCGCAACGTACCCGCAACAGTGTGGAAGCCCTGACTCGCCGCGTTGAGGGTGGCCTGCCTCGCGTGAACCGGATCACCGATCTCTACAACGCGGTGTCGGTGATGCACCAGCTCCCCGTGGGTGGCGAGGATCTCTCGCGGTATTGCGGTGCGCCACAGCTGATCCGCGCCACTGGCGAGGAGAGTTTCGACACCACGGCCGACGGCGTCACCGTCACCGAGCATCCCGACGTCGGGGAGGTCGTGTGGTGCGACGACACCGGCGTGACGTGCAGGCGTTGGAACTGGCGCCAGGCGCGCCGCACCCAGCTGAGCGAGGAGACCACCTCGGCGTTGTTCATCATGGACGCCCTGGACCCGTTGACCGACGATCAACTGTGCGCCGCCGCCGAGGATCTGACCTCTCATCTGCGCCGTCTGGGACCCGACGTCCACACCGCACAACGATTACTGCAGAACCATCCAGAGACGAAATCCGGAGACTGA
- a CDS encoding helix-turn-helix domain-containing protein, which translates to MLYMDQEAAKLATAIGARVKQERGRRRWTLDQLADVASVSRRMVVNVEQGAVNPSVGTLLRLSDALGVGLPALVEPPEPKSVKVTRSGAGAQLWTGVKGGRGVLMAGTTPPDVLELWDWSLGPGDRHASEPHVAGTKELVHVLEGAITVDVDDQVILLETGDALAFPGDVCHAYANPHQTGARFSLAVFEPGVGSASEARSG; encoded by the coding sequence ATGCTCTATATGGACCAGGAGGCCGCCAAGCTGGCGACAGCGATCGGCGCACGCGTCAAGCAGGAGCGTGGGCGGCGTCGGTGGACGCTGGACCAGCTTGCCGACGTTGCGTCGGTGAGCCGTCGCATGGTGGTCAACGTCGAGCAGGGCGCGGTCAATCCCAGTGTCGGAACGTTGCTCCGGCTCAGTGACGCGCTCGGGGTGGGGCTGCCCGCGTTGGTCGAACCGCCGGAACCCAAGTCGGTCAAGGTCACCCGCAGCGGCGCGGGCGCGCAACTTTGGACCGGCGTCAAGGGCGGGCGCGGCGTGTTGATGGCAGGAACGACTCCCCCGGATGTCCTGGAGTTGTGGGACTGGTCGTTGGGGCCCGGGGATCGCCACGCGAGCGAGCCTCACGTCGCCGGAACCAAAGAGTTGGTACACGTTCTCGAGGGTGCGATCACCGTCGACGTCGACGACCAGGTGATACTCCTCGAAACCGGGGATGCTCTGGCGTTTCCCGGCGACGTTTGCCACGCCTACGCCAATCCCCACCAGACAGGTGCCCGGTTCTCGCTGGCGGTCTTCGAACCCGGAGTGGGCTCCGCATCGGAGGCGCGTAGTGGTTGA
- a CDS encoding aldehyde dehydrogenase family protein, with protein sequence MPFDRVIGLLVGSDRITSTSVDRHSHIYPGTGECNATVALAGAKEMDLAVSAGKEAQRQWAALTVDQRRDALIDLADVVHEHLGELAELNTHDYGVPISYAGNAIMVEQFLRHFAGYVDKLHGLSTPVSGSPDLNFIEREPYGVVGVIAPWNGSLVVAASCLAPALAAGNAVVFKPSEVAPLAALRLGELCIEAGLPPGLVNVLPAAADGGDALVRHPGIGKIHFTGGDQTARAVLKAAADNLTPVVTELGGKSANLIFADADLDAAAVRSAHQGPLMQSGQSCACASRILVQDTVYDAFVERFLGVIDAARIGDPLEPATAFGPVISEAALTRILSVVDQAVGDRAGELLTGGQRITVGALARGYYIEPTVLGNVDNGSTLTQTETFGPVVSLIRFSDEAEAVRIANDTRYGLNAFVHTRDLNRAHTVARQLESGSVWINQGSRISPQGPYGGYKHSGAGRTGGLEGLQEFQQVKNIRIGLG encoded by the coding sequence ATGCCGTTCGATCGAGTCATCGGGTTGCTCGTCGGGTCGGACCGGATCACGTCGACATCGGTCGACCGGCACTCACACATCTACCCGGGCACCGGTGAGTGCAACGCCACCGTGGCGTTGGCCGGGGCGAAAGAGATGGATCTTGCGGTCTCGGCCGGCAAGGAGGCGCAACGCCAGTGGGCAGCGTTGACAGTCGACCAGCGACGCGACGCGCTCATCGACCTCGCCGACGTGGTGCACGAACACCTCGGCGAGCTCGCCGAACTCAACACTCATGACTATGGGGTGCCGATTTCGTATGCCGGTAACGCCATCATGGTCGAGCAGTTCCTCCGACACTTCGCCGGATACGTCGATAAATTGCACGGGTTGAGCACGCCGGTCAGCGGCAGCCCCGATCTGAACTTCATCGAACGCGAACCGTACGGGGTGGTGGGCGTCATCGCCCCCTGGAACGGTTCTCTGGTGGTGGCCGCATCCTGCCTTGCGCCGGCGCTCGCGGCGGGAAACGCCGTGGTGTTCAAGCCGTCCGAGGTGGCGCCGTTGGCGGCATTGCGTTTGGGTGAGCTCTGCATCGAAGCGGGGCTACCACCGGGGTTGGTGAACGTGCTGCCGGCCGCGGCAGACGGTGGGGACGCGCTGGTGCGCCACCCCGGAATCGGCAAGATTCATTTCACCGGCGGGGACCAGACTGCCCGCGCGGTGCTCAAGGCTGCGGCCGACAATCTGACCCCGGTAGTGACCGAACTCGGTGGAAAGTCGGCCAACCTCATCTTCGCCGATGCCGACCTCGACGCCGCTGCAGTACGTTCGGCCCATCAGGGACCGCTCATGCAATCGGGGCAAAGCTGTGCGTGCGCCAGCCGAATCCTTGTGCAGGACACCGTCTACGACGCGTTCGTCGAGCGGTTCCTCGGCGTCATCGACGCCGCGCGCATCGGCGATCCGCTGGAGCCGGCCACCGCCTTCGGGCCGGTCATCTCCGAGGCGGCGCTCACCCGAATTCTCTCGGTGGTTGACCAGGCCGTCGGAGATAGGGCCGGTGAGTTGCTCACCGGCGGACAACGGATCACCGTCGGTGCACTGGCACGGGGCTACTACATCGAACCGACGGTGCTCGGCAATGTCGACAACGGTTCGACGCTCACGCAGACCGAGACCTTCGGTCCGGTGGTCTCCTTGATCCGATTCAGTGACGAGGCCGAGGCCGTGCGGATCGCCAACGATACTCGCTACGGCCTCAACGCCTTTGTGCACACGCGAGACCTGAACCGGGCACACACGGTAGCCAGGCAGCTCGAGTCCGGATCAGTATGGATCAACCAGGGCAGCCGAATCTCCCCGCAGGGTCCGTACGGCGGCTACAAGCACAGCGGTGCCGGCCGCACCGGCGGGCTGGAGGGTCTGCAGGAATTCCAGCAGGTCAAGAACATCCGTATCGGGTTGGGCTGA
- a CDS encoding carboxymuconolactone decarboxylase family protein: MTIPAPQDSTPATTHLLDFVFAEVWQRPGLTRRERRFITLPCAAAADAEGPLRDHVYAALNSGDVSVVEMQETVLHFAVYGGWPKASRFNQVVDEQWERIHQDRGLPVPPPEPLLPLSTPSDPEERLAVGEQSFKDVNCLPFAPTRDNPFQGAGILNFVFGEMWLRPGLGMKERRLITVACVAFQDAPYPILSHVYAALKSRDLSFDEMDELALHFAAHYGWPKGSNLNQVIGEQKQRVTQEWADESQGNS, translated from the coding sequence ATGACGATCCCCGCACCTCAGGACTCGACGCCGGCGACCACGCATCTGCTGGACTTCGTCTTCGCCGAGGTGTGGCAGCGGCCCGGCCTGACGCGCCGGGAACGCCGGTTCATCACTCTGCCGTGTGCGGCTGCCGCCGATGCCGAGGGCCCCCTGCGTGATCACGTATATGCCGCACTCAACAGCGGCGACGTCAGCGTCGTCGAAATGCAGGAGACGGTACTACATTTCGCAGTGTACGGCGGGTGGCCGAAAGCGTCGCGGTTCAACCAGGTCGTCGACGAGCAGTGGGAACGCATTCACCAGGACCGGGGCTTGCCGGTACCCCCGCCGGAACCGTTGCTACCACTGAGCACCCCCAGCGACCCCGAGGAACGCCTCGCGGTGGGCGAGCAGTCGTTCAAGGACGTCAACTGCCTGCCGTTCGCCCCGACTCGGGACAATCCCTTCCAGGGCGCCGGGATCCTGAACTTCGTGTTCGGGGAGATGTGGCTGCGGCCCGGGCTGGGGATGAAAGAGCGGCGGTTGATCACCGTCGCGTGTGTCGCCTTCCAGGACGCCCCATATCCGATCCTGAGTCATGTTTATGCCGCACTGAAGAGCAGAGATCTCTCCTTCGATGAGATGGACGAGCTGGCTTTGCATTTCGCTGCGCACTACGGCTGGCCCAAGGGGTCGAACCTGAATCAGGTCATCGGTGAGCAGAAGCAACGGGTGACCCAGGAATGGGCCGACGAGTCACAAGGCAATTCGTGA
- a CDS encoding mycofactocin-coupled SDR family oxidoreductase, with translation MSGRVEGKRVLITGAARGMGRSHAVRLAEEGADLILVDICESLPAIEYPLATTEDLEETARLVEKHGRRAVTQVVDVRDEQALTAAVDDAVTQLGGLDASVANAGVLTGGTWDTTSAEQWRAVVDVNLIGTWNTCRAAIPHLVERGGALINVSSAAGIKGSPLHTPYTASKHGVVGMSKALANELAAQSIRVNTVHPTGVPTGMQPATLHTLLHEQRADLGPIFQNALPIVMAEAVDISNAVLFLVSDEARYVTGLEFKVDAGVTIR, from the coding sequence ATGAGCGGGCGCGTCGAGGGCAAGCGGGTCCTGATCACCGGGGCCGCCCGCGGCATGGGTCGCAGCCACGCCGTGCGACTGGCCGAGGAGGGTGCCGACCTCATCCTGGTCGACATCTGTGAATCGCTGCCCGCAATCGAATATCCGCTCGCCACCACCGAAGACCTCGAAGAAACCGCACGACTGGTGGAAAAGCACGGGCGGCGAGCGGTGACCCAGGTGGTGGACGTCCGAGACGAACAAGCGTTGACGGCGGCAGTCGACGACGCGGTGACCCAGCTGGGTGGCCTGGACGCCTCGGTAGCCAATGCGGGCGTGCTGACCGGCGGCACCTGGGACACCACCTCCGCCGAGCAATGGCGCGCCGTCGTCGACGTGAACCTGATCGGCACGTGGAACACCTGTCGGGCCGCCATCCCCCATCTCGTCGAGCGCGGTGGCGCCCTGATCAACGTCAGTTCGGCCGCCGGTATCAAGGGCTCACCGCTGCACACCCCGTACACCGCGTCCAAGCACGGCGTGGTCGGCATGAGCAAGGCGCTGGCCAATGAGCTCGCCGCACAGAGTATCCGGGTCAACACCGTGCATCCCACTGGGGTGCCGACCGGTATGCAACCGGCGACCCTGCACACCCTGCTGCATGAGCAGCGGGCCGACCTCGGGCCGATCTTCCAGAATGCGTTGCCGATCGTGATGGCCGAGGCGGTCGATATCAGCAACGCGGTGTTGTTCCTGGTGTCCGACGAGGCCCGCTATGTCACCGGCCTGGAATTCAAGGTCGACGCCGGCGTCACCATCCGCTGA
- a CDS encoding mycofactocin-coupled SDR family oxidoreductase gives MGSLDDKVAFITGVARGQGRSHAVRLASEGANIIGIDICADIAANCYPMASRAELQETVALVETVGGKMLASVADVRDFHALKAALDDGVEQFGRLDIVLANAGIAPTAFREISIEEDLEMWSAVVDVNLNGAFHTAKAAIPHLIAGERGGAIVFTSSTAGLKGFGGMRGGGLGYSASKTGIVGMMRTLANALAPYSIRVNTVHPTGVNTMMAVNPEMTAFLEAYPEGGPHLQNPMPVTMLEPEDISNAIAYLVSDAAKYVTGVTFPVDAGFCNKL, from the coding sequence ATGGGTTCTCTGGACGACAAGGTCGCCTTCATTACAGGGGTGGCCCGTGGTCAGGGCCGCAGTCATGCGGTCCGTCTGGCCAGCGAGGGCGCGAACATCATCGGCATCGACATCTGCGCGGACATCGCGGCCAATTGCTATCCGATGGCCTCGCGCGCAGAGCTCCAGGAGACGGTCGCCCTGGTGGAGACCGTGGGTGGGAAGATGCTGGCGTCGGTGGCCGACGTCCGCGACTTTCATGCGCTGAAGGCAGCGCTAGACGACGGTGTGGAGCAGTTCGGGCGCCTGGACATCGTCCTCGCCAACGCCGGTATCGCACCGACCGCATTCCGCGAGATCAGCATCGAAGAAGACCTTGAGATGTGGTCCGCCGTCGTCGACGTCAACTTGAACGGCGCGTTCCACACCGCTAAGGCCGCGATCCCGCACCTAATCGCCGGCGAGCGCGGCGGCGCGATCGTGTTCACCAGCTCCACCGCCGGCCTCAAGGGGTTCGGTGGCATGCGCGGCGGTGGACTCGGCTACTCGGCATCCAAGACCGGCATCGTCGGAATGATGCGGACGCTGGCCAATGCGCTTGCGCCGTACAGCATCCGGGTGAACACCGTGCACCCGACCGGGGTGAACACCATGATGGCGGTCAATCCCGAGATGACGGCATTCCTGGAGGCCTACCCCGAGGGTGGACCACACCTGCAGAACCCCATGCCGGTGACAATGCTAGAACCCGAGGACATCAGCAACGCCATCGCCTACCTGGTGTCCGACGCCGCCAAGTACGTCACCGGGGTCACCTTCCCGGTCGACGCCGGCTTTTGCAACAAGCTATGA
- a CDS encoding TetR/AcrR family transcriptional regulator gives MTETSAARHNGDRLLDVVVEILESEGYDAVQLREVARRAQSSLATIYKRYPTRDDLILAALEYWSQRHRYAGITVGGGSEASLYDGLMQIFRTIFEPWESHPEMLAAYFRVRSSPNGQRLFRFGLDLVAPAGLEVLAGVDDEFIANLDAIFSSVIYGLLGRFSAGEIAATDILPVLERTVYWLTLGYESAPPRRPSASIKRRSNSGG, from the coding sequence ATGACCGAAACTTCCGCGGCACGGCACAACGGTGACCGCCTGCTCGATGTCGTTGTCGAGATCCTCGAATCCGAGGGCTACGACGCCGTCCAACTACGCGAAGTAGCCCGACGGGCACAGTCGTCGCTGGCCACCATCTACAAGCGCTACCCGACGCGCGACGATCTGATCCTCGCTGCCCTTGAGTACTGGTCGCAGCGACACCGCTACGCCGGCATCACGGTCGGGGGAGGTTCGGAGGCGTCGCTGTATGACGGTTTGATGCAGATTTTTCGCACGATCTTCGAACCCTGGGAGTCGCACCCGGAGATGCTCGCAGCCTACTTTCGGGTGCGGTCATCGCCCAACGGGCAGAGGCTGTTTCGCTTCGGGCTAGACCTCGTCGCCCCGGCTGGACTGGAGGTGCTGGCGGGCGTCGACGACGAATTCATCGCCAATCTCGACGCAATCTTCTCCAGTGTGATCTACGGACTACTCGGACGCTTCTCCGCCGGCGAGATCGCCGCCACCGACATCCTGCCCGTCCTGGAACGCACGGTGTACTGGCTGACCTTGGGCTACGAATCGGCACCGCCCCGGAGACCAAGTGCGTCGATCAAGCGCCGTTCGAACTCAGGGGGCTGA
- a CDS encoding acyl-CoA dehydrogenase family protein: MTETATAGEKTETVDEFAARARTWLADNMPPIDPDDPPFSVRAEAASWERAKELQKRLYEGGFAGICFPREYGGLGLDYAYQRAFDAECRAYEMPLILNTPSFTICSATILDMGSEEQKRARISAAIRGEEILVQLLSEPNGGSDLAGVITRADRHGDRWIINGAKTWSTSAFAGDYGLMLARTDWTVPKHQGLTMFLVPLDAPGITMRRIKEVNGNEEFCEEFFDGLELGDDAVVGEVNDGWTVASRQLFHERRAVGGGSEFASGTGAENASEMPPNHVALAEATGQGDDPRVQDLAGRALVRRLVKDHLIEHVFRGVSDGSLPPTSGTLIRLFHAETTELEIDTALTIAGTAGVVDDGNGLLDVGVRYLSRQTGSLGGGTSEMARNVIGERILGFPREFAADRGVPFNEVKRNKS; encoded by the coding sequence ATGACCGAGACCGCTACCGCCGGCGAGAAAACCGAAACCGTCGACGAATTCGCGGCGCGGGCGCGGACCTGGCTGGCCGACAACATGCCCCCGATCGACCCGGACGATCCGCCGTTCTCGGTGCGCGCCGAAGCCGCATCCTGGGAGCGCGCCAAGGAACTCCAGAAGCGGCTATATGAAGGCGGTTTCGCCGGAATCTGCTTTCCCCGCGAGTACGGAGGACTGGGCCTGGACTACGCCTATCAACGGGCGTTCGACGCCGAATGCCGCGCCTATGAGATGCCGCTGATCCTCAACACTCCCTCGTTCACCATCTGTTCGGCCACGATTCTGGACATGGGCAGCGAGGAGCAGAAACGCGCGCGCATCTCGGCGGCGATCCGAGGTGAGGAAATCCTGGTCCAGTTGCTCAGCGAGCCCAACGGCGGATCCGATCTGGCGGGGGTGATCACCCGCGCCGACCGCCACGGCGACAGGTGGATCATTAACGGCGCCAAGACCTGGAGCACCAGTGCATTCGCCGGTGATTACGGCCTGATGCTGGCCCGCACCGACTGGACCGTGCCCAAGCACCAGGGTTTGACGATGTTCCTCGTGCCGCTCGATGCGCCCGGTATCACGATGCGCCGGATCAAAGAGGTCAACGGCAACGAGGAGTTCTGCGAGGAGTTCTTCGACGGCCTGGAGTTGGGCGACGACGCGGTGGTCGGCGAGGTCAACGACGGGTGGACCGTGGCCTCCCGTCAGCTGTTCCACGAACGACGTGCGGTCGGTGGCGGCTCGGAGTTCGCCAGCGGCACCGGCGCCGAGAACGCCAGCGAGATGCCGCCCAATCACGTCGCGCTGGCCGAGGCCACCGGGCAGGGCGACGACCCCCGGGTTCAGGACCTCGCCGGTCGTGCGCTGGTTCGCAGGCTGGTCAAGGACCACCTGATCGAGCACGTCTTCCGCGGCGTCTCCGACGGGTCCCTCCCCCCGACCTCAGGCACCCTGATCAGGCTGTTCCACGCTGAGACCACCGAGCTGGAAATCGACACCGCTCTGACGATCGCCGGCACTGCCGGTGTCGTCGACGACGGCAACGGGCTGCTCGACGTCGGGGTGCGGTATCTGTCACGCCAGACCGGATCGCTGGGCGGCGGCACATCGGAGATGGCGCGCAACGTGATCGGTGAACGCATCCTGGGGTTCCCCCGGGAGTTCGCCGCGGACCGCGGCGTCCCCTTCAACGAGGTCAAGCGCAACAAGAGCTGA
- a CDS encoding acyl-CoA dehydrogenase family protein, with protein sequence MTDTANPEQMLFASTTRTFLDKQASLSHVRELHSAGASFEPQWWQRAAELGWASLLVPEELGGGSVSGDGLADLALVAQHAGRSVAPGPLHPVSTVLAGLVEAPAGHEDSIEALVSGALVASWAVYEPGRPFTPAHHDISTIASRTDSGYRIDGVKDRVEAGTECGAVLVVAACDGALRQFLVPTDTAGVTVTGQDSVDLVKRHARVAFDAVEVPESAAVGSAEQTPALIERQRQIALVLQCAELVGILDAVLEMTTQWLFDRHSFGRPLASYQVLKHRAADMKMWFEACRATTTAAVTAVSQRTPDATTLVSVAKAYVAERAPVIIQDCVQLHGGIGVTWEHDLHLFLRRAALNRAMFGSPEDHHRAVYALSRKTQA encoded by the coding sequence ATGACCGACACCGCCAACCCGGAACAGATGCTGTTCGCCTCGACGACTCGAACATTTCTCGACAAACAGGCCTCGCTGTCCCATGTCCGGGAACTGCACTCTGCGGGCGCCTCCTTCGAGCCGCAATGGTGGCAACGCGCCGCCGAACTGGGCTGGGCCAGCCTGCTGGTGCCCGAAGAACTCGGCGGGGGCAGCGTCTCCGGTGACGGCCTCGCCGACCTGGCGCTGGTGGCTCAGCATGCGGGGCGCTCGGTGGCACCCGGGCCCTTGCACCCTGTCAGCACCGTCCTCGCCGGTCTCGTCGAAGCCCCTGCAGGTCATGAGGATTCGATCGAGGCCCTGGTCTCTGGCGCGTTGGTGGCATCGTGGGCCGTCTATGAACCCGGCCGCCCGTTCACCCCCGCACACCACGACATCTCGACCATCGCCAGCAGAACCGATTCGGGTTACCGGATCGACGGAGTCAAGGACCGCGTCGAGGCCGGCACGGAATGCGGCGCGGTGCTGGTGGTCGCGGCGTGCGACGGCGCGCTGCGACAGTTCCTGGTGCCGACCGACACCGCGGGAGTGACGGTCACCGGCCAGGACTCGGTGGATCTGGTCAAACGACATGCGCGAGTGGCCTTCGACGCCGTCGAGGTACCCGAGAGCGCCGCCGTCGGCTCCGCCGAGCAGACGCCCGCCCTCATCGAACGTCAGCGTCAGATCGCGCTGGTCTTGCAGTGTGCCGAACTGGTCGGCATCCTCGACGCCGTGCTCGAGATGACCACCCAGTGGCTCTTCGACCGGCACAGCTTCGGCCGTCCGCTGGCGTCCTACCAGGTGCTCAAGCACCGGGCCGCGGACATGAAGATGTGGTTCGAGGCGTGTCGCGCCACCACCACGGCTGCCGTGACAGCGGTGTCGCAGCGCACGCCCGACGCGACGACATTGGTCAGTGTCGCCAAAGCCTATGTGGCCGAGCGTGCCCCGGTGATCATTCAGGACTGCGTTCAGCTGCACGGCGGCATCGGGGTGACCTGGGAACACGACCTGCACCTGTTCCTCCGCCGGGCCGCCCTCAATCGCGCGATGTTCGGGTCGCCGGAAGACCACCACCGCGCCGTGTACGCACTGAGCAGAAAGACGCAGGCATGA
- a CDS encoding amidohydrolase family protein — protein sequence MPSRDLDYPVFDADNHFYEPKEALTQFLPDNRKGVIDYIDVKGRTKIVVRNHISDYIPNPTFEVVARPGAQEEYFRHGSGGKSYREVMGKPMKAIPAFRNPEARLEVLDGLGLDYTIMFPTLASLVEERLKDDPELILDIVHALNQWMYETWRFDYEGRIFSTPVINLSIVDRALEELEWCLERGAKTVLVRPAPVAGFRGRRSMGLPEFDPFWDACVKAGIPVCMHASDSGYAQYLNDWEPADEFLPFKPTAFRMVAMGKRPIEDTMAALVCHGALTRNPDLRILSIENGASWVPYLFYQFKDVYSKMPQEFPEDPIEAFKRGVYVAPFWEDDFKKMAELCGIDRIIFGSDWPHPEGLADPINLVGDLEAQGLDAQSIRKVMGANLIELFKVPNKKVFKPDAPALVIA from the coding sequence ATGCCCTCACGCGATCTCGACTATCCGGTCTTCGACGCCGACAACCACTTCTACGAGCCCAAAGAGGCGCTCACCCAGTTCCTGCCGGACAACCGCAAAGGCGTCATCGACTACATCGACGTCAAGGGCCGCACCAAGATCGTGGTACGCAACCACATCAGCGACTACATCCCCAACCCGACCTTCGAGGTCGTCGCCCGTCCCGGCGCCCAGGAGGAGTATTTCCGGCACGGCAGCGGCGGCAAGAGCTACCGCGAGGTGATGGGCAAGCCGATGAAGGCCATCCCCGCGTTCCGCAACCCTGAGGCCCGCCTCGAGGTCCTCGACGGTCTCGGCCTGGACTACACGATCATGTTCCCGACGCTGGCCAGCCTCGTCGAGGAACGGCTCAAGGATGATCCGGAGTTGATCCTCGACATCGTCCACGCGCTGAACCAGTGGATGTACGAGACGTGGCGGTTCGACTACGAGGGCCGGATCTTCTCCACCCCGGTGATCAACCTCAGCATCGTCGACCGAGCCCTCGAGGAACTGGAGTGGTGCCTGGAGCGCGGCGCCAAGACGGTCCTGGTGCGGCCGGCGCCGGTGGCCGGTTTCCGAGGACGCCGCTCGATGGGTCTACCCGAGTTCGACCCGTTCTGGGACGCGTGCGTCAAAGCCGGCATCCCCGTGTGCATGCACGCCTCCGACAGCGGCTACGCCCAGTACCTCAACGACTGGGAGCCCGCCGACGAATTCCTGCCGTTCAAACCGACGGCATTCCGCATGGTGGCGATGGGCAAGCGCCCGATCGAGGACACCATGGCTGCGCTGGTCTGCCACGGGGCGTTGACCCGAAACCCCGACCTGCGCATCCTGTCGATCGAGAACGGGGCGTCGTGGGTGCCGTACCTGTTCTACCAGTTCAAAGACGTCTACTCGAAGATGCCGCAGGAGTTCCCCGAGGACCCGATCGAGGCCTTCAAACGCGGTGTCTACGTCGCACCGTTCTGGGAGGACGACTTCAAGAAGATGGCCGAACTGTGTGGCATCGACCGCATCATCTTCGGCTCCGACTGGCCCCACCCGGAAGGGCTTGCCGACCCGATCAACCTGGTCGGCGACCTGGAGGCCCAGGGGCTCGACGCGCAGAGCATCCGAAAGGTCATGGGTGCCAACCTCATCGAGCTGTTCAAGGTTCCCAACAAGAAGGTCTTCAAGCCCGACGCGCCCGCCCTCGTCATCGCCTGA